The following coding sequences lie in one Terriglobales bacterium genomic window:
- a CDS encoding glycosyltransferase — translation MKVSVIVPAYNEGESVRAARAAIAEVFHTQLPGTDFEIVFVDDGSRDDTFQHLAALAAEFPYVRVLKFAQNCGSHMAIRAGFDYATGDAA, via the coding sequence ATGAAGGTCTCGGTCATCGTCCCCGCCTACAACGAAGGCGAGAGCGTGCGCGCCGCCCGCGCCGCCATCGCCGAGGTCTTCCACACGCAGCTTCCCGGGACGGACTTCGAGATCGTCTTCGTGGACGACGGCAGCCGCGACGACACCTTTCAGCACCTGGCCGCGCTGGCCGCCGAGTTCCCCTACGTCCGCGTCCTCAAGTTCGCCCAGAATTGCGGCTCGCACATGGCCATCCGCGCCGGCTTCGACTACGCCACCGGCGATGCCGCCT